The proteins below come from a single Mya arenaria isolate MELC-2E11 chromosome 8, ASM2691426v1 genomic window:
- the LOC128244575 gene encoding uncharacterized protein LOC128244575 yields the protein MNELDASPAEETDLLIKYLGAESSKYAISIKTANAHEPSYARDEIWIRLEEMYGRPELVEVSIKKKLNSFTKISKDYKRLYDLLDILCEIQYLKANPVYTMMFSYFDSSSGVNPIVSKLPYNLQDKWTNRASQYKHNHQVMFPPFSFFVNFVREISRTKNDPAFQYKCEQKPEISKPFKVFARKTEEVQSLPKEKETNTDQNAVTIKRCPIHNAQHSLLQCRTFLQKTLEEKKRFVREKNICFKCLDSVKHYARDFRVAVKCSICGKGHVAALHGGETQNKQDVTAKCTTLCGDTLNGRSCSKTVLVDIYPKGQFEKAVRAYVIIDDQSNCSLGTGELFDKLSIYGQTTPYTLSSCNDRATKFGRRTNDICIKSIDGSTEIDVPRVIECDDIPNELSEIPTPDVARAYSHLNHIADTIPNLQGDCKVQLLIGRDVPEAHHVMDQAIGSRGTPFAQKLALGWVIVGEVCSGRVHTNEDVSVYKTYIMPDGRGTHIKPCQFNLNIKENQDPDFQSLDDTLFVRTVDDDTTGLSAEDKQFVKLMDSKMERDQNGFWTAPLPFKDDRPELPNNRAQAWRRVQILDNSLKNNSVKRQHFVTFMGKVIDSGAAEVAPCAIQQECWYLPLFGVYNPKKPGQIRGVFDSSAVYQNISLNSVLMSGPDMINSLLGILLRFRRDEVAVSADVEQMFYRFRVTHEHRDFLRFLWYRDNDPDKELIEYRMCVHVFGNCASPSVATYGLRKAVQTAEKDIQNLVNKDFYVDDCLTSKPTVDQAIITVKRTQTALRDGGNIRLHKIASNNVAVMHAFPQEDLGGDLKSLDLSVDPLPAQRSLGLAWDLKKDAFIFNIEMENKPFTRRGVLSMVNSIYDPLGFIAPITISGKILLREATPSGVDWDAPLPPNHEMRWLEWKQSLQNTETIAIPRAYTTISFSTAKKSSVNIFSDASEVAIAAVSYLKVIDQVGESSSGFLLGKAKLAPTQGHSIPRLELCGAVLATELAVIISKQLDIPIASMTFFTDNKVVLGYICNETRRFYTYVSNRVERILNVSTPEQWQYVSTTRNPADCATRCRPVCLDVSDSMWIKGPPLLKDQELQIEDNIEESKNYDLINPENDSEIRPEVLTRKTVNVESSITSKFEKFSTWQSLVRAFALLKRSCKDHKKVAKPDVVTSHIEAENFIVRIVQESSYEEEIQLLLSKRAVPASSSLSTLSPFLDEKSVLRVGGRLTKADVPSISKQPIIIPKKSHIALLLVRHFHEKVQHQGRLLTESTLRNNGFWIIGAKRLISSTIHKCVICKRQRGKFQSQYMSDLPEDRVTPSAPFTVIGVDTFGPWHIVARKTRGGFAESKRWGMLFTCLSTRAVHIEVIEELSSSAFINAFRRFVAIRGPVKEVRSDRGTNFIGALDDLKAEGICVEDGPVKKYLHDSKITWKFNPPHSSHMGGVWERIIGLTRRILDSMLLKTHAQKLTHYILCTFMCEVCAIINSRPIASISTDPDDPEMMTPGMLLTQKKEPLEGLDSTLSMRDIYKAQWKYVQVMANTFWKQWRNGYLQTLQTRRKWPSVLENLKTGDVVLVKDVEEHRNHWPLGIVVRVFQSGSDSNIRSVEVRIVKDKKCVNYVRPITELVLLVD from the coding sequence ATGAATGAACTGGACGCATCACCTGCAGAAGAAACAGATCTACTTATCAAATATCTTGGTGCGGAATCATCCAAATATGCCATAAGCATCAAAACGGCAAATGCCCATGAGCCGAGCTATGCTAGGGACGAAATTTGGATTCGCCTTGAAGAAATGTATGGAAGGCCAGAGTTGGTTGAGGTTTCTATCAAAAAGAAATTGAATAGtttcacaaaaatatcaaaagactACAAAAGGCTCTACGACCTGTTAGACATTTTGTGTGAGATCCAATATCTAAAAGCTAATCCTGTGTACACAatgatgttttcatatttcGATTCATCGTCCGGAGTGAATCCCATAGTTTCCAAACTACCATACAACCTACAGGATAAATGGACAAATAGAGCATCTCAGTACAAACACAACCACCAAGTTATGTTTCCACCGTTCAGCTTCTTTGTGAATTTTGTGAGGGAAATAAGCAGAACCAAAAACGATCCAGCCTTCCAATACAAGTGTGAACAAAAGCCTGAAATTTCCAAACCATTTAAAGTATTTGCAAGAAAAACTGAAGAAGTCCAATCTCTACCCAAAGAAAAGGAAACCAACACTGATCAAAATGCAGTTACCATAAAACGTTGCCCTATACACAATGCACAGCACTCCTTGTTGCAATGTagaacatttcttcaaaaaacattGGAAGAGAAAAAACGATTTGTTAGAGAGAAGAACATTTGTTTCAAGTGTTTAGATTCAGTTAAACACTACGCAAGGGACTTTCGAGTTGCCGTGAAATGCTCCATTTGTGGAAAAGGTCACGTTGCGGCACTTCACGGCGGGGAGACGCAGAACAAACAGGACGTTACAGCAAAGTGCACGACTTTGTGTGGCGATACACTCAACGGAAGGTCGTGTAGTAAAACTGTTCTTGTCGACATATATCCAAAAGGTCAATTTGAAAAGGCTGTCAGGGCATATGTTATCATTGACGATCAAAGCAACTGTAGCTTGGGTACTGGCGAACTATTTGATAAATTGAGTATTTATGGACAGACCACTCCGTACACGTTGTCGTCATGCAATGACCGTGCTACAAAGTTTGGTAGACGCACTAACGATATATGTATTAAATCGATTGATGGTTCCACAGAGATTGATGTTCCTCGAGTCATAGAGTGCGATGATATTCCAAACGAACTATCAGAGATACCCACTCCAGACGTGGCAAGAGCGTATAGTCATCTGAACCACATTGCGGATACAATTCCTAACCTACAAGGAGACTGCAAGGTGCAGCTTCTTATAGGACGTGATGTTCCTGAAGCCCACCATGTTATGGACCAAGCCATTGGATCCCGTGGCACTCCGTTCGCTCAAAAGTTAGCGCTTGGTTGGGTTATAGTGGGAGAGGTGTGTTCAGGGCGTGTGCACACAAACGAAGATGTCTCCGTGTACAAGACCTACATCATGCCCGATGGCAGAGGCACACACATCAAACCATGCCAATTCAACCTGAATATAAAGGAAAATCAAGATCCTGATTTTCAGTCGCTTGATGATACCTTGTTTGTTCGAACAGTTGATGACGATACGACTGGACTCTCTGCAGAAGACAAACAGTTTGTAAAACTTATGGACTCTAAAATGGAACGTGACCAGAATGGCTTCTGGACTGCACCTCTTCCGTTCAAGGATGACAGACCCGAGCTACCTAACAACAGAGCACAGGCGTGGCGCCGAGTTCAAATTCTAGATAATAGCTTGAAGAACAATTCGGTCAAGAGACAGCATTTTGTCACCTTTATGGGCAAGGTCATCGATAGCGGAGCTGCTGAAGTTGCACCCTGTGCTATTCAACAAGAGTGTTGGTATCTTCCACTATTTGGCGTCTACAACCCGAAGAAACCTGGGCAGATAAGAGGTGTATTCGATTCGTCGGCAGTCTACCAGAATATCTCATTGAACAGTGTTCTCATGTCAGGCCCTGACATGATAAACAGCCTGCTAGGAATTCTTCTCAGATTCCGTAGAGACGAAGTCGCTGTTTCGGCCGATGTAGAGCAGATGTTCTATCGCTTTCGAGTCACTCATGAGCATCGTGATTTCCTTCGTTTTCTGTGGTACAGAGATAATGATCCTGACAAAGAACTCATTGAATATAGAATGTGTGTTCACGTATTTGGAAACTGTGCTTCCCCATCTGTTGCTACATATGGTCTACGCAAAGCTGTACAAACTGctgaaaaagacattcaaaatcTGGTTAACAAGGACTTTTATGTAGATGACTGTTTAACGTCTAAGCCTACTGTTGATCAAGCAATAATTACAGTGAAAAGAACTCAGACAGCTTTACGTGATGGTGGAAACATTCGGCTACATAAAATTGCATCAAACAATGTCGCTGTAATGCACGCCTTCCCTCAGGAAGACCTTggaggtgatttaaaatcactAGATCTTAGTGTAGATCCTCTTCCTGCCCAGCGAAGTCTCGGATTGGCCTGGGACTTGAAGAAGGACGCcttcatcttcaatatcgaAATGGAAAACAAGCCTTTCACCAGAAGAGGCGTACTTTCCATGGTGAACAGTATCTATGACCCCCTTGGTTTCATCGCTCCGATAACCATAAGTGGCAAGATACTACTACGTGAAGCTACACCGTCCGGTGTAGACTGGGATGCTCCTCTCCCACCAAACCATGAGATGAGATGGCTAGAATGGAAGCAGTCCTTACAAAACACAGAGACAATTGCTATTCCTCGTGCCTACACTACGATTTCCTTCAGTACAGCAAAGAAGAGTTCAGTGAATATCTTCTCAGACGCTTCAGAAGTAGCTATTGCTGCAGTGTCTTATTTGAAAGTGATCGACCAAGTTGGTGAATCCAGTTCTGGGTTTCTGTTAGGAAAAGCTAAGTTAGCCCCTACACAAGGACATAGTATTCCTAGGTTGGAACTGTGCGGCGCGGTTTTAGCCACTGAGTTAGCTGTTATAATATCTAAGCAGTTAGACATACCGATAGCTTCCATGACATTCTTTACTGATAACAAAGTGGTGCTAGGATACATTTGCAACGAAACTAGGAGGTTCTACACGTATGTGAGCAATCGTGTTGAAAGAATATTGAATGTATCTACACCAGAGCAATGGCAGTACGTTTCAACGACCCGTAATCCTGCCGATTGTGCAACCAGATGTCGACCAGTTTGCCTAGATGTTAGCGACAGTATGTGGATTAAAGGTCCTCCTCTTCTGAAAGATCAAGAGCTTCAGATAGAGGATAACATCGAAGAGTCCAAGAACTATGACCTGATCAACCCTGAAAATGACAGTGAGATTCGACCTGAAGTTCTCACAAGGAAAACAGTGAACGTTGAATCCAGTATAACTAGCAAGTTTGAAAAGTTTTCTACTTGGCAGTCTTTGGTGAGAGCATTCGCGCTCTTGAAAAGGTCGTGTAAAGATCACAAAAAAGTAGCAAAACCTGATGTGGTTACGAGTCACATTGAAGCAGAAAACTTCATAGTACGTATAGTTCAAGAGAGCAGTTATGAAGAGgaaattcagttattgttgAGCAAGAGAGCTGTACCTGCAAGTAGCAGTCTGTCTACATTGAGTCCATTTCTAGACGAGAAAAGTGTCTTGCGTGTTGGTGGCAGATTAACAAAGGCAGATGTTCCGTCTATCAGTAAACAGCCAATCATCATCCCGAAGAAGTCTCACATAGCTCTTCTTCTTGTGAGACATTTCCACGAGAAAGTTCAACACCAAGGCAGACTACTTACTGAATCCACTTTGCGTAACAATGGCTTCTGGATTATTGGTGCGAAGAGACTTATTTCCAGTACTATTCATAAGTGTGTCATCTGCAAAAGACAGCGTGGTAAATTTCAAAGTCAATACATGTCCGACCTACCTGAAGACAGAGTTACTCCAAGTGCTCCCTTTACAGTGATTGGCGTAGATACATTTGGACCATGGCACATTGTTGCCCGCAAGACCAGAGGCGGATTTGCAGAAAGTAAAAGATGGGGCATGCTTTTCACATGCTTGAGTACTAGGGCAGTGCATATTGAAGTTATTGAAGAGTTAAGCAGTTCAGCCTTCATAAATGCATTTAGAAGATTTGTAGCCATAAGAGGACCAGTCAAAGAGGTTCGATCAGATCGTGGTACGAATTTCATTGGGGCGCTTGATGATCTCAAAGCCGAAGGCATTTGTGTAGAAGATGGACCTGTAAAGAAATACCTTCACGACTCGAAGATAACTTGGAAATTCAACCCTCCACACTCGTCACACATGGGAGGAGTGTGGGAGAGAATCATTGGACTCACGCGTAGAATCCTAGACTCTATGCTCTTGAAGACACACGCGCAAAAGTTGActcattacattttgtgtacATTCATGTGTGAAGTGTGTGCGATTATCAACTCCCGACCTATTGCTTCAATCTCTACGGACCCAGACGATCCTGAAATGATGACCCCGGGAATGCTGCTAACCCAGAAGAAGGAACCTTTGGAAGGATTGGACTCAACCCTGAGTATGAGGGACATATACAAAGCGCAATGGAAGTACGTTCAGGTGATGGCAAACACTTTCTGGAAACAGTGGCGTAACGGATACCTTCAAACTTTGCAAACACGGCGAAAGTGGCCAAGTGTTCTAGAAAATTTGAAAACCGGAGACGTTGTTCTTGTTAAGGATGTTGAAGAACATCGAAACCATTGGCCATTGGGGATCGTTGTTCGTGTCTTCCAAAGTGGAAGTGACTCAAACATTCGTTCAGTGGAAGTACGCATcgttaaagacaaaaaatgtgtaaattatgTTAGACCAATCACGGAGTTGGTACTCCTAGTGGATTGA